One window of Haloarchaeobius salinus genomic DNA carries:
- the moaA gene encoding GTP 3',8-cyclase MoaA: MLADEFGREVSGVRVSLTDRCNFDCVYCHNEGLGDTRGPMAAQDHEMSADDVVRFLEVAAEFGVDSVKFTGGEPMLRQDLEEIIRRTPDSMEASMTTNGTFLPGRAEALVDAGLSRVNVSQDALDPEQFAAVTQSGAYDRVLEGVEAALDAGLAPVKLNMVVFEKTAGYVPEMVDHVAENDGLRLQLIEYMPELVGKPEWAIDIDRVHDWLAERAERVEHREMHDRRRYWIRSEDADTGDPSAGEVDGTTGGMVEIVDPVENPTFCANCHRVRVTHDGYLKGCLNRNDDLRSMGEMTTEEIRETFRETVANRVPFYGEYMVRNGDGEWEMNETYLDTPAETDDEGSRPEPVYDGGVEDGYGSTD, from the coding sequence ATGCTCGCAGACGAGTTCGGTCGCGAGGTCTCCGGGGTGCGCGTCTCGCTGACCGACCGGTGCAACTTCGACTGCGTCTACTGCCACAACGAGGGGCTGGGCGACACGCGCGGCCCGATGGCAGCCCAGGACCACGAGATGAGCGCCGACGACGTGGTCCGATTCCTCGAGGTCGCCGCCGAGTTCGGCGTCGACAGCGTGAAGTTCACCGGCGGCGAGCCGATGCTCCGCCAGGACCTGGAGGAGATCATCCGGCGCACCCCGGACTCGATGGAGGCCTCGATGACGACGAACGGGACGTTCCTCCCCGGCCGCGCCGAGGCCCTCGTCGACGCCGGGCTCTCGCGGGTGAACGTCTCGCAGGACGCGCTCGACCCCGAGCAGTTCGCCGCCGTCACGCAGTCCGGGGCGTACGACCGGGTGCTCGAAGGCGTCGAGGCGGCCCTCGACGCTGGACTCGCGCCCGTGAAGCTCAACATGGTCGTCTTCGAGAAGACAGCCGGCTACGTCCCCGAGATGGTCGACCACGTCGCGGAGAACGACGGCCTCCGGCTCCAGCTCATCGAGTACATGCCCGAGCTGGTCGGCAAGCCCGAGTGGGCAATCGACATCGACCGGGTGCACGACTGGCTCGCCGAGCGCGCAGAGCGAGTCGAGCACCGCGAGATGCACGACCGACGCCGGTACTGGATTCGGAGCGAGGACGCCGACACGGGCGACCCGTCGGCCGGTGAGGTCGACGGAACGACCGGCGGCATGGTCGAGATCGTCGACCCGGTCGAGAACCCGACGTTCTGTGCGAACTGCCACCGGGTGCGGGTCACCCACGACGGCTACCTGAAGGGCTGTCTCAACCGGAACGACGACCTGCGCTCGATGGGCGAGATGACGACCGAGGAGATCCGCGAGACGTTCCGCGAGACGGTCGCGAACCGGGTCCCCTTCTACGGCGAGTACATGGTCCGGAACGGCGACGGCGAGTGGGAGATGAACGAGACGTATCTGGACACTCCCGCCGAGACGGACGACGAAGGGAGCAGACCGGAACCCGTGTACGACGGCGGCGTCGAGGACGGCTACGGCTCGACGGACTGA